The Montipora capricornis isolate CH-2021 chromosome 6, ASM3666992v2, whole genome shotgun sequence genome has a window encoding:
- the LOC138051667 gene encoding THO complex subunit 1-like isoform X1, with amino-acid sequence MDLAQKTRKNEEQEMDKSSEAEALDQSFSYKSGTPSRDDVLLIAHELGTKWKMLGRVLDVSEPVLEQIEKDNDELSERCYKVLIRWQERFASEATYQRLAQALQHPPVDRAALAVKYCEKKTG; translated from the exons atggatttagcacagaaaacaagaaaa AACGAGGAGCAGGAAATGGACAAGTCTTCGGAGGCAGAAG CTTTGGACCAAAGTTTTTCATATAAGTCTGGTACTCCTTCACGCGATGATGTTCTTCTCATTGCACATGAGCTGGGTACAAAATGGAAGATGCTTGGCCGAGTTCTGGATGTTTCGGAGCCTGTATTGGAGCAAATTGAAAAAGACAACGATGAACTCTCTGAAAGATGTTACA AAGTTCTGATAAGATGGCAAGAAAGGTTTGCATCTGAAGCTACTTATCAACGTCTAGCACAAGCATTACAGCATCCCCCGGTTGATCGAGCAGCACTAGCTGTGAAGTATTGTGAAAAGAAGACTGGCTGA
- the LOC138051667 gene encoding THO complex subunit 1-like isoform X2, whose amino-acid sequence MNEEQEMDKSSEAEALDQSFSYKSGTPSRDDVLLIAHELGTKWKMLGRVLDVSEPVLEQIEKDNDELSERCYKVLIRWQERFASEATYQRLAQALQHPPVDRAALAVKYCEKKTG is encoded by the exons ATG AACGAGGAGCAGGAAATGGACAAGTCTTCGGAGGCAGAAG CTTTGGACCAAAGTTTTTCATATAAGTCTGGTACTCCTTCACGCGATGATGTTCTTCTCATTGCACATGAGCTGGGTACAAAATGGAAGATGCTTGGCCGAGTTCTGGATGTTTCGGAGCCTGTATTGGAGCAAATTGAAAAAGACAACGATGAACTCTCTGAAAGATGTTACA AAGTTCTGATAAGATGGCAAGAAAGGTTTGCATCTGAAGCTACTTATCAACGTCTAGCACAAGCATTACAGCATCCCCCGGTTGATCGAGCAGCACTAGCTGTGAAGTATTGTGAAAAGAAGACTGGCTGA
- the LOC138051665 gene encoding E3 ubiquitin-protein ligase MARCHF1-like: protein MASSQSDSVCVEMGGLADRDDGSENFGKVSARETRETVIYVCEGDNLELESDVCRICHCGDETEVLISPCLCTGSVKFVHHSCLMNRLQRVVMSKCELCLFPLAVKRKRKPFKKWRLPEDKPFPILWLFTFVVAMTLNIASIAKDGSQRCVSDPCIIFYVLGSAGALLGLAFFYHWLRKTVRYFAKWIALNQEWSLVGSYECRERDRLGQTNLACSTKTLSQPDATNQQIA from the exons ATGGCTAGCAGCCAGTCAGATAGTGTTTGTGTTGAGATGGGCGGCTTAGCCGATCGAGACGATGGATCCGAAAATTTTGGGAAAGTTTCGGCTCGAGAAACTAGGGAAACAGTTATTTACGTTTGTGAAGGTGACAATTTGGAACTCGAAAGTGACGTGTGCCGAATATGCCACTGCGGCGACGAAACTGAAGTCTTGATAAGTCCTTGTTTGTGCACGGGGTCCGTGAAATTTGTACATCACTCTTGTCTGATGAACAGGTTGCAGAGAGTTGTGATGAGCAAATGTGAACTGTGTCTTTTCCCTTTAGCGGTGAAACGAAAGAGGAAGCCTTTTAAGAAG TGGCGACTCCCAGAGGACAAACCTTTTCCCATTTTGTGgctgtttaccttcgtggttgCCATGACGCTCAACATAGCCTCCATAGCGAAAGACGGAAGCCAACGTTGTGTGTCTGATCCGTGTATTATCTTTTATGTGCTTGGTTCAGCCGGCGCGCTGTTAGGACTAGCATTCTTCTATCACTGGCTGCGCAAAACCGTGCGTTACTTCGCCAAATGGATTGCTTTGAACCAAGAATGGAGTTTAGTGGGATCTTATGAATGCAGAGAAAGAGACCGTCTTGGTCAAACAAATCTGGCTTGCTCAACGAAGACACTTTCGCAGCCAGATGCGACAAATCAACAGATTGCTTAA
- the LOC138051667 gene encoding THO complex subunit 1-like isoform X3, producing MDKSSEAEALDQSFSYKSGTPSRDDVLLIAHELGTKWKMLGRVLDVSEPVLEQIEKDNDELSERCYKVLIRWQERFASEATYQRLAQALQHPPVDRAALAVKYCEKKTG from the exons ATGGACAAGTCTTCGGAGGCAGAAG CTTTGGACCAAAGTTTTTCATATAAGTCTGGTACTCCTTCACGCGATGATGTTCTTCTCATTGCACATGAGCTGGGTACAAAATGGAAGATGCTTGGCCGAGTTCTGGATGTTTCGGAGCCTGTATTGGAGCAAATTGAAAAAGACAACGATGAACTCTCTGAAAGATGTTACA AAGTTCTGATAAGATGGCAAGAAAGGTTTGCATCTGAAGCTACTTATCAACGTCTAGCACAAGCATTACAGCATCCCCCGGTTGATCGAGCAGCACTAGCTGTGAAGTATTGTGAAAAGAAGACTGGCTGA